From Pseudomonas fluorescens:
TCGATTGCGTGGGTCTGGGTGGGTGTTTTCATAAGCAATCGGCCTCTAAGCACTTAGCTGTCTTACAGGCTCGATGAGAGTGGCGAGTGCCAAGCGTCTTACTGTTCCTTCAGTTCCGTAAAACATTGGAAACAGTTTAGACCGCTTTGTCATGGGTTATAACCCTTGGGCACTGCCGCACGTCTTGTCATCGCTTAACCTGCGTGGGAAGGGTTAGAGCGAGATTCATGCCACTTTGTTTAACTTAATTAAACTCCTTATAAATCAATGGCTGTTTTTAACACGCAAAACAGCCATTGCCGTATGGCGCCGGTTATTTGGCAGGCTGAACCAGCGTGCTGGGGTCAATCTGGTCGATCGCGGTGACGCCCGTCAGCGTCATGGCCACGCGCATCTCCTTGGCGAAGATATCCAGCAGGTTCTCCACGCCAGACTGGCCCTCGGCGGCCAGCGCATACGCCGTCGAGCGTCCCAGCAGGCAAGCCTTGGCCCCCAGGGCGAGCATGCGCACCACGTCGAGCCCGGAGCGAATGCCGGAGTCCACCAGCACCGTCAAGTCATCGCCCACTGCCTGGGCAATCGGTGGCAACGCCTTGGTGGTGGACAGCACGCCATCCAGCTGACGCCCGCCGTGGTTGGACACCACGATGCCATCGGCGCCGAAACTCACCGCATCCTTGGCGTCCTGCGGGTCGAGGATGCCCTTGATGATCATCGGGCCTTTCCAGAATTCGCGAATCCACTCCAGGTCTTTCCAACTGATCGAGGGGTCGAAATTGTTCGCCAGCCAGCCCACGTAATCTTCCAGGGTGGTGGGTTTGCCCAGGTACGTGGAGATATTGCCCAGATCGTGAGGGCGGCCGAGCAAGCCGACATCCAATGCCCATTGCGGTTTGGTCACGGCCTGCAACATCCGCCGCGTCGATGCATACGGCCCGGACATGCCCGAGTGCGCATCGCGGTAGCGTGCGCCTGGGGTGGGCATGTCGACGGTGAACACCAGAGTTGTCACGCCGGCGGCCTGTGCCCGTTCCAGGGCATTGCGCATAAAACCGCGATCCTTGAGCACATAGAGCTGGAACCAGATCGCTTGCGGGCTCTGGGAGGCCACTTCTTCGATCGAACACACCGACACCGTCGATAAGCAAAACGGGATGCCTTTGTTCGCCGCTGCCTTGGCGGCCTGCACTTCTCCGCGTCGCGCGTACATACCGGTCAGGCCCACTGGGCTGAGGATGACGGGCATAGCCAGTTCCTGGCCGAAGACGCGGGTCTTCAAACTCAAGTTATCAACGTTGCGCAAGATGCGCTGGCGCAGGCCGATCTCGGCCAGGTCCGAGCCGTTGGCGCGCATTGTGTGCTCGGCGTAGGCGCCACCATCGATATAGTCGAACAGAAAGCGCGGCAGCTTGCGCTTGGCGGCTGCGCGGTAATCGGCAGCAGACGAGATGATCATTTAGGGTGACTCCACGGGCAAGGTGGCGCCACGATAAGCAAACATCTGGCATGATAAAAACAACTTTTATCACTACTACCCAGTCGCTAAAGGAATGCTGATGAACCTGCGCACATTGCGTGCCTTTGTCGAAGTGGTGCGCCAGGGAGGGTTCTCCCAAGCGGCCGATGTGGTGTCCCTGACCCAATCCACGGTGAGCAAGGCGGTCAAGACCCTGGAGGAGGAACTCGGCGCGCCACTGCTCAATCGCCTTGGCCACCGGAACGAACTCACCGCCGCCGGCGAAATTGCCTACCGCCGTGCCCTGGTGCTGCTTGCCGAGCACCATGACCTCGTTGCCGAGATCAACGACTTGCGCGGCCTCAAGCGCGGTGTGCTGCGCATCGGCCTGCCGCCGGTAGGATGTGGCGTGCTGTTCGCTGCGATGTTCACCACCTATCGCAGTCGCTATCCAGACATCGATATCGAACTGACCGAGCACGGCAGCAAGACACTGCGCGAATGCCTGGAAGCCGGTGAGGTCGACCTGGCGGCCCTGCTGCTGCCGGTGGACGAGGGTTTCGATTACCAGCCTGTGCGTCATGAACCACTGATGGCGGTACTGCCCATGGGCCACTCACTGGCCCGGCACACTCGCATCGATTTCACCGACCTGGCGGATTCACCCTTCATCCTGTTCGAAGCCGGCTTCGCCCTGAACGCATTGATCATGGCTGCCTGCGAGCGCAAGGGCGTAACGCCCCGAGTCACCGCCCGCAGTGGCCAGATCGACTTTATCGTCGACCTGGTAGCGGCCGGCCTGGGCGTCGCGTTCCTGCCCCGCATGCTGGCGCACAAGCACCAACACGCCGGCATCGCCTTGATCCCCCTGGACGAGCCCCACACCGACTGGCACATCGCCCTGGCTTGGCGCGCCAGTGCCCACCTGCCACCGGCGGCACGCGCGTGGCTGGATTTGGCCAAGGAAATGGCCAGCCCGACGCAGTAGGGCGTCACCGGTCATCCGAATGAAACCGGCCAAATGCTACGTAATGCTTGACTTCTCCTTTTCAATCAGTAACATACGGCGCATTCCGCGATAGCTCAG
This genomic window contains:
- the lldD gene encoding FMN-dependent L-lactate dehydrogenase LldD, with the translated sequence MIISSAADYRAAAKRKLPRFLFDYIDGGAYAEHTMRANGSDLAEIGLRQRILRNVDNLSLKTRVFGQELAMPVILSPVGLTGMYARRGEVQAAKAAANKGIPFCLSTVSVCSIEEVASQSPQAIWFQLYVLKDRGFMRNALERAQAAGVTTLVFTVDMPTPGARYRDAHSGMSGPYASTRRMLQAVTKPQWALDVGLLGRPHDLGNISTYLGKPTTLEDYVGWLANNFDPSISWKDLEWIREFWKGPMIIKGILDPQDAKDAVSFGADGIVVSNHGGRQLDGVLSTTKALPPIAQAVGDDLTVLVDSGIRSGLDVVRMLALGAKACLLGRSTAYALAAEGQSGVENLLDIFAKEMRVAMTLTGVTAIDQIDPSTLVQPAK
- a CDS encoding LysR family transcriptional regulator; protein product: MNLRTLRAFVEVVRQGGFSQAADVVSLTQSTVSKAVKTLEEELGAPLLNRLGHRNELTAAGEIAYRRALVLLAEHHDLVAEINDLRGLKRGVLRIGLPPVGCGVLFAAMFTTYRSRYPDIDIELTEHGSKTLRECLEAGEVDLAALLLPVDEGFDYQPVRHEPLMAVLPMGHSLARHTRIDFTDLADSPFILFEAGFALNALIMAACERKGVTPRVTARSGQIDFIVDLVAAGLGVAFLPRMLAHKHQHAGIALIPLDEPHTDWHIALAWRASAHLPPAARAWLDLAKEMASPTQ